TTAGATATAACGTAGTACGAGGTCAGATTGCAACGTTTGGTAATACTGTTTCACATATgtccaaataatatttattaaggtcTCTTTTTTgactttctaaataataaactaggAGTGAGCCATcgtttggattttttttttgtcctaaACTCTTCGaaaaaacagaaatttaatatgcaattttaattaaattatactgtATGTGTATTTTACTCTGTGGTTAGAATGATTCAATGCCCTTAAAGTGGAACAACTACCAATTAGACACACTGTATGGAACCACTTTCAATAGACCacctaaattaattaatatacaacatcTGGGACATTCCAATTTGGTCGTTAGTATTAAGTAATAGAGCCTTATTTTGATTAGATGGATCTCTGGGTGTCACTGTCAAAACCGGTTTGAGGCTTGACATTCGTATCAGACGGCCTTGACATAGTCGCAAAAGACACATCATTCAACCTTAACCATACATTCTGACAGGTCATGAAATCACAAGTATTATCTGACGTTGGCATAATGTACagtatagtattaaataacgcacacgaaaaaaaaaacataataaatctaacaaaaaacacctgataaaaaaataaaaatggtggATTTGTTGCTTAAGCAATTTCTTCCATGCAATCGTATTTATAAACTGTTAAGTCCTGTTTGATAAACACCGCTGTGTATACGAAGCTATAAGGAATAATGAACATAATTCGAgattttatcacaatatttattgcatgataaataacatttaatttatatattttaattgaaaaatcgATTTGGAAAAACCGGAGTGTACGCCATTATCCTAGACGCTCGAGCTTGTGTGATTATAAATGCCAACACAAAaacatgttgtttttttttttgtttttgatgttttaaaaccAATGAATTAACGTTCTGACGCACCGAGTTGgaaaagttacaaaataagaaaatgtttaacttaatGGAAccatataaaaccttttattatttataggtatatttttaaacgatttatttgaaagcaGACATTTCGATTAATAGGTTATCGATAAATCGGAAACTTAATTCCTGTGCCCAGACTGCCTGTTTatgtattaaacattatattttatgatttaaataagtagatttttaaaaacatactatttttaatattattattaatgatttatgtcatttttaattattaattttgtatcaaCTGCATATGCAGtgtatttgattaataataaagtcgaCAACAAAATGGCGACGCGAGTGTGACATAATATTGACGTTAAAATCTAACTCCACAACTTTATTGTCATGCAATTTTGACATAAcggaaagtattaaaataaattggcttggtgtttttattaagaaacgtTATATTTCACcataaaattcctttattcCTTTccattaatatacattaatatattttttacgatttttataaacgcaagaaattaatattcttactGAATCAATATCGCAGTATGAGATTTCATCAcagtacattaaataataatgtggtCGAGAATCAAGAGCAATTACAGTTCGCtatttcactttttataattttataaaaccgtTTATTAatccaattataattatctcgaacatcaaacatttattcgttattataaagaattatttacgATATAGAACTGTTGATCGCTGACGAAAGTATACATACCTTAGTACATGCTCAATAGTGACGTtgctattataaattgaaagctCAGCTACTCGTTGAATCTTTGTCATGATGTATGTAGCGCATGAATGAAAACTCGCTCTGTATTAAGTACTGATGAGAATCGTTTAACAAAATTCAGAGTATCTATACTTTAttgctatataatatttatttcatacaattccATTATTCCAATTGTTCAAGGACCCAACTCGGGTGGTTTGCCCCGTCATCGACGTCATCAGTATGGACACTTTCCAATACATCGGGGCCTCGGCGGACCTGCGCGGGGGCTTCGACTGGAATCTAGTGTTCAAGGTAAGCCACCTCTTTAATTGTCTCGATCGACCCACATCCAAACACCACGttgatataaattcatttagtgACGATATCGCGGAcgtgaaaatttcaaaacaaccttcaataacattatattaattaaatttcactttattatttacatattatagcattttaataacaatgataACGAAATAacggaaaaaataaattccatcTTTCCGTTAAAACAGttccattaatataatttaagcgCCTAAAGTTTTACGAAAGCAAAAATGTGGTTGAGTGTTTTTGTCtcgtttttcattcaaacttTATTATGTCTCAAGAGTagaattagattttattaaaacatttatttattatattgagaatacatgtttttatatgagATTACGCTAGATGTATTCATCACATGTATTGTACTAtggcaaaaattttaaatagcttcATAgagtcttaattaaaataaacgtacaatataaatatgaaatagctAGGCATTTAAgctatatatatctataatagacaacaaaattattctaGTGGGAGTATCTATCGCAAGCCGAGCGCGGCGCCCGACTGAGTGATCCCACTCAAGTTATAAGAACCCCGATGATAGCCGGGGGCTTGTTTAGTATGGATCGGAAATACTTCAGCAAGCTCGGCAAATACGACATGAAGATGGACGTCTGGGGCGGAGAGAATTTGGAGATTTCATTCaggtaactttataaaaacacacacacacatatatattaaatagtttatatataaataaacctatttaataattgaatctaaatatatttttagggtTTGGCAATGCGGCGGTTCGCTGGAGATCGTGCCGTGTTCCCGGGTGGGACACGTTTTCAGGAAGCGCCACCCCTACTCGTTCCCCGGCGGGTCAGGGGCGGTGTTCGCCAGGAACACGAGGCGAGCGGCGGAAGTATGGATGGATGACTATAAAGAACTCTACTACAGATCTCAGCCGTTGGCGAAACAAGTGGACTTTGGAGAGTGAGTGCATGTATTGTGTATTGGCATTCAAGTTGATTACAATAGAATCAAAGAAAAAGTACTAAATATCTAATCAAATAGCCTAAGACTAAGTTCTTACACGTCgtccaaaataaaacataaaaacaattaaatatgggacaatattgttttattgaaatacactGAATACAAAGCTATTCCTCTCAGAGACCTCACCCGAAAAACTACCAaagatattgatatttttgtgtttactATAAGATAGCTTCTCACCAGGTCCTCATTCTGTCTTTTCCTTTCCAGTATATCTGAGCGTGTCTCCATCCGTCAGCGACTTCACTGTAAGCCGTTCCGCTGGTATTTGGAGCACGTGTACCCTGAACTCCGCGTCCCCACCTTCGGGAACTCGATTGCCATTAAGCAGGGGCCACGCTGTTTAGACACCATGGGGCACCAGGTCGATGGGACAGTCGGTATGTGAACCATCCAAGaaactttacaaatatttatttactatggCCATATATAGTAGATATTTTACTCGACAGTAGggccttaaataaaaattatttttttctttggtacGGTATAGTTTTCGATAAGGAATAGTTTGTAGAGCGGACATCGAAAGGACAATTATTTATAGACTAAGCTTAGTGTGATTCATCTTCATATTCCAGCGATGTATCCCTGTCATAACACTGGCGGGAATCAGGAGTGGAGTTTCGACAACGGCCTCATACGTCACCAGTCGCTCTGCCTGGGACTGTCTCAGGAGGACAGCGTGACGGTGGTCCTCGCAGTCTGCGACCCCTCGGACCACAACCAGCTGTGGACCAGGCGGAGGAGTTTCATCAAGCACAACACCCTCGGCCTCTGCATCGACTCCGAGCAACCGATACTCCACCTCCAGCAGTGCGACAACGAGAGACTCAGCCAGCAATTCGTTTTCTAGTACTCGCTAACTCCACCACAAGCTGACGAACTGTATTGAGCTTTAGACCAAGTTTCTCACACATTCCATGAATGTGTCCGTCGTGCGGGTGTTTTTGATTTGAATCATTCGTTTTCATAGCGCGTAAAGAAATGTGTCCTTTCACAGGTTAACACAAAGATATCAGACAATAGGAattgttagtaaaatttaatgactATGAGACTCGCttagtatattatatgacatttataCAAGTCCCAAATATACCCTATCATTATCCTATCATATGAATCGTATACCCATCTGTATATAACCacatatattagttataaaaaagttaccaGTGTATATAGAGTAAGTTATAAGTTAGAGCCGGGAAAGTGGAATGTACATAGCtctgaatgaaaattttttacacttaaagtatttttagtattatttttatgatttaggTTAcgtttgaaacattttttgtcaCAAActcagatatttttatgttaattttctttgatattacagtggtataaatatattcttaaaatttcttatgcAAGAGTGAGATTCTTTAGACGTTTATCTTACCGGTTGACTAAAAGAActagaaaatatgtttaactattatttaaaatactcagAATGTTAttggatttgttttttttttattaattaattaattctattataaacgttttcaaatattttatttttgtgatgttaatttttttttaaattttaatccttATTATTGTCGTTGACATGTATGTATTCTGttaagacatttaatattatgccaatcattatcataaaacaaaaaaggttggatatttctttaaagaaaatttattttggtttatttttatttaatcttatcaaaaaattgtttattttttgtgttagattttaaaattttaatttatataaaacatatcaaattatattacctAAAGACGCATTCACACAAACTGCACCTAATGACAATGTTTATGCAATGCCACGTGATCAAAGTGTTCAATATCAGAACATTccatttagtatatatttcgCTTAGTTTTAATTAGATGTAACGATATACATACCTATTACATTGAGGTCAAAACTGTTCTTTGaaacagcgccatctagcgGAATAACTTGAAACTAGTTACATAATGATCGCACCGAATGTTTCCCTGCatcataaagttatttaataaatcgtaTAATTTCTGCTTTTATACAGGAACATAACGCGATTTATGTCGTTCAATATAACTGtacttaattatatcaacAGATTTGCTGAGAAtctctaaaatttaatttaattaacgttGCTAAGATGGAACaatgagaataatattataattttacataacaatatatcGATGTAGGTACTTTAAAGGAAGTTTATTGTCTTTTGACACTTGTAGTTAAGGCTAGCTTTGTCAACATATACGCCAgcctgttttattatttcaaatctaTATTCTACTTGCAATATTGActtatgacattaaaaattatttacctgTAAAAGGAGAATTTGATTTTTGTAAatctaaatatgtattttttacataatctgTGGcagtgttgtttttttatattttttgtctgtgACAGGTTACGtcgaacaaaaatattgttttattctttttaataccacagtcaaaatatataattacaaaacaatgtGTCCTCGCTattaattcgttttttttttttaaaactcacAGCGATTTTAACcgattaaatttgaattgtatGTATAGGTTTCTCTTAATTGGCTCGCCTAGTCAGATATCTCGAACTTATAATGctaattaacaaaatgttagtGAGAATCCTtcatgtaacaaataaatgtaatttttacgatggaaatatatatttttttattttgtagccAAGTTTCCTGGACACGTTAGTGAAATAAGttacatatttcaattattatttattataaccaaCTCGATATTACAAACCAGTCTTATCTTAACACCCTTTACGATAAATTTCTAGAACATTCCACATTTGATTCAACACcgacataaaataaacttactttaaatagttttacaaaaaaaaaaaaaagaaaaatactaacaaaagaaattccaaaaattatttgaacaattttaaaataatcgcaCTTCAAACATACCTTAAAATTCAATAGCCAGAGACACTATACAAGTATATCGCTTAGAagcaataaaatcatattatagtTATCACAAAATTATAGTAGTTAAAAAAGAAACACCCTGTATGAAACTTTCGTTACACCAATACAAAATTTGTGAAAAGACCGTATGTGTtcatcaatataaatagtacATTTATCATAAATGAAGTATCGCAAGGTTAGGTAGGTCCTTAAAGATATCTCGTGACTAATAAATATCGAAagaatactttaattaatagagGAAACCGAGGGTACTCTAAACTGTTCACTGCTTACACGTGtgttatacaaaacaatttacttaaaaataatcatgtcgtaattcttaacatatttttaggaATCAATATCTTTGTTTGGatcacaattttatatatgttctgtcataataaaagttctttatacaataaaaagtcATACATATCTTAAAACAGATTTCATGGCGGATatgtatttaaactatatcGCTACTAAACATCTTGCAatctaaacttttaatttagttttaacaaaCCTTCCGATGAGTTTGATCGTTTTGAAAGCGTAGTTCGGCGAGAGCCTTTGtcttagtaaataatatgcgCCGATGTTCATACAGAAGAGTATCAGGAGTAACACGGAGAAGTCGTACCAAAACGAGACACCCGACATACCCATCAGCTTCACGAAATACCTTGAAGCAGACACACACAACGAGATATAAGATTTCCGTGAGTATTGCTTGATATAACTCATAGTAATCGGATTTACCGAAACTTCGGtattatgttgttaaaaacaataaaacgtgTAGTAaaaccgaaaaatattagctttaGTTCAAAGACATTGACGTAATAAGaagtaagaaaattatagttttcaccaatataataaatttattatatcgaacttataatttgtgttGTCCCGCAGCGAAATTAGACATAATACAgtagaatttatatagaaatagaatgacgttaaataaaatttcgaaaacaaacaaacgaagaaaaaataaatagggaAAAATTTCGCCAAGTTGTGACAGGTACatgtatcttattttaaatatttaacataaatgaactatgataaaataacacaaagttaataaacgtttaacgctCCGAGGGCGGGAGGGGggtataaactataaaagagACAGAGCGAGAGGGAATGCGTGCGGGCATTCGATTGTGACTTTTAGATAATGTtcataaagtttgtcttaaagaaacacaaaaaattccttaaaaatcaatttctagCCCATCCTGTTTTCATTCCAATATTACGTTTTACTTCTTCTCCAAgcgcaaaaaatatttttaatgttaacacCATCAAAGACAAGCGAATACTGGCGTTGTCGACGAAATGTGTTACAAATGTTTATCCTTGAACCCACCTGACGTTCTTGTACTCGCAGTAGACGAGGTGCTCCGGACAAGTGAGGTCGGCTCTAGGGGGGCCGTACACCGCGGCGACCAGACCCTCGAGGCCGTACCTCATGAAGGAGCAGGCGCGGGCCAACCTCCACAACATCGGAGGCTGTACATCCCCGTCTCCGATGCCGTACACCGACAGTAACATCAATGGCACAGATATCACCGGCCCCACGAACATAGAATTCTAAATACAcgtataattacttattacgAATGAAgcacagataaaaatatatttcgttaacCTCTACTAAGGATATTTGATCACTTTGattgaattacttttaatacttCTCTATTAAATGAAGcgattttttttcagataagatactttttttattattttgtaaatacataatatgtaaataagtgTTAATGGTTATTTTTGAGTAGTAGttaggaaataataaaaaaacgttgTATCCGGAAATCTTAGTCTCTCACACCATTATATTTCTCTATATtcgtatgaatattttttcttcgcGATATCTAActcatgatatatttttatgacccGAGACAAGACAATAGGAGGCCGAGAtggtaataaaactatttattcatatatcataataagtGAATAACATTGAGACAACGCTACggaatatatcaaatttattacgtGATTGTTATTTAGCGGGCAAATAGTTATAGTTCATCTTTATTAACATTCCATGAGATTAGACGAGATGCGAGAAATGTattcagaaaatataatatataattaatttattcacttaTATAATCAAGATATTCTTAGCATATAGTAAAATACATAACTTACAACAACGCTCAGAGTAGACGATATCAAAGTGCCCATCGATTCCGATATCAGTGCTGTCAAAATACATATGGTCATGAACATCAGTATCCTGTTCAGCTCCAAGGGCTGTGACGTCAGCGGGTACACGATACCCAGGTACATGAGAGAGAAGAATATAGTCACGGGTGTCCTGGACACGACCAACGCCGCGTAGTAAGGCTTCAACCCGTACCACCGGTTGAAGTACTCCCGTTTGACCAACAGAACCTCTGTAGGGTCTAGAGAGTTGATTGGTATTAATTCCCGAAGTACTTATAAAGAATGGTAAAAGTACACCAAAATAAGTTCTGGCTTTTCAATCTGTGGGAGACTTCCATTGAATGAATACTCACACGCCAATAATATGGGCATCATTGTGGTGTAGAGCATAGCGATAATGCAGGCGAAGCAAAAGCCGAAATTGAATAGAGCCTTGGACCCGTCGTTGCCCATTTCACTGAAGAGCGCAGCGACTATACCGCCCAGGAATAAATGGAGACCGACTCGCAACCAGAGGTAGTCCTGGGTAAtggacattaattaaaatagtacatCACTAAGAGACgcaattaacttttaaattctcAATTTATCTACAATAGTCTAGAAACGAAACAGAAAAGAATAAGAAACttataaagattttctttttagCCAAGTTTTTTGGCAAATTCTCTAAAGTAGTATTGCTGAGAACGATATCATTGAAACACTATCAATACGATCGTAAGTCACGGTCATATCATCAACCTACCCTATTCCTGGCCGTCTGTAGTAACATTCTCTTCAACAGCACATAGAACTGTTGGCACGAGGAGCTCTCGTACTTGTATACATGGTTTTCCACTACGTCCGTGTTCAATTGTTCTATCTCCATCTCTTGGCGCTCTTCCTCCAGTGCGTATTGTCTCCACTTCTGCAATCTTCCATTGTCCACGGCAGTGACCATCTTGTCCACGTGCGAACCGTATTCACCGCTGGACACCTCTATGACTATAGAAATAAGActcgttatttattatcaaatgcTTTTAGCGACGGATAATAATTTGGTTTGatgaaaactaaattaaaattatgcaaaATTCTGTATGACTTATTCGTGACGCAGGATAACACAATGGGTAACCTACTGAAATCAGCGGGGTTATATGTCCTCGGGCACGGGAGAGCCAGCTCGTTCAGGAAGGGCACCACCCCAGCAGAGGAGCCTTGGTACGCGCACCTCCCACCCGCCACCACGTAGACGTGGTCGAACATCGCGAAAAGACGTGCAGACGGCGTGTGCAGTGAACACACCACCGTCCTACCGCCTCGAGACACGCGCTTCAGGAGCGACACGCAGGTCGAGGATGCCACGTCATCTAGACCTCTGAAATCAAGGAAATCGTTCCAGCTAAGGGGTACAAAAAAATGGTTAGCCAtaggattttttaaatcttttgagtatttttttatcgatgGTTCGGTATATGAAGTTTTGCTAAAACAGTTACCATCAgccagaaatatatatttttagtaaaaattataatcgtaAGCCTAAAAAAGACATCTTCAAATTTGCTCCATAAATctaaatttgaatgaaactaatatttttcggattactacgcgtatttttttaataataaaatgcgagtagtaatccgaaaaatagtagtttcattgaaatggATACTCGCGAAAGCCTTATGCCTCCTCTACACTACTCGCGGAGTTCCTCGGCTATAAGGCGCCGACAGTCTGTGCCACTTCGGGCCCTTTGACCCGGTACCAAAAATCGACAACAAATGGAAGTCACCCGAGGCGAAAAAAAGTTTGACGAGGTAAGCCGAAGTGCATCTCTACACTATCCTATTCGTCTAACTTCGTTCAACTCCGCGAGTAGTGCAGAGGAGGcattagatctcattaatctaaatttgagacgattttataaaacctctttttaaTTGTCAAAGTTTACGTTAATGTATTTGCGTGCAACAGAAAACAATCAAGTGAATCTTTCGACTTATTTAGttgattataaattgattCAGCATTCGCGTCTCATCGAAAATCGTTTGTCAAAtagttagtatttttttcttttttaataatcgtaATTTCCTCTGTACAAACTaaactaattttttattttattaagtagcCTTAGAGACTGGCTTGtagtattatttgtatgtataagaatatgtagtatgtataagaatattaatagataaatatttgtcactCACGTCGTTGGTTCATCTAGGAACACAACAGGCGGGTTGTTGACAAGCTCCAAAGCGATTGAGAGTCTTTTCCGCTCTCCGCCAGACAAACGCTCGCTAGATGTGTTCCGAGCCTTATTCAgccttaataattttataatttcttctacctaaaaaaaaatagtttacaaaccggatcattaattatatttgttcaatttcaaaacaaatatacctAATCTTTTGTTTAGACAAAGTCCGTCCGTTTTGAAAATAcatagtgaataaaaaaatactgttcaattaataaataaacaacattgttgcaatatttaattatatttttatgtactcaGAGCGCAA
The genomic region above belongs to Danaus plexippus chromosome 4, MEX_DaPlex, whole genome shotgun sequence and contains:
- the LOC116768468 gene encoding polypeptide N-acetylgalactosaminyltransferase 2: MRRNVKIGFLMGAAWIFVLFYYMQTEPLTKEENVALRLIKQHVDEPESSPAAPEEFTGSTGRYFDETGYVTGGVRDNDPYVRNRFNQAASDNLPSNRLIPDTRNSMCRLKKYDEDLPQTSVIITFHNEARSTLLRTIVSVLNRSPDHLIKEIILVDDFSDNPEDGAALRAIHKVHVIRNTKREGLMRSRVRGADAATAPVLTFLDSHVECNVHWLEPLLQRIKEDPTRVVCPVIDVISMDTFQYIGASADLRGGFDWNLVFKWEYLSQAERGARLSDPTQVIRTPMIAGGLFSMDRKYFSKLGKYDMKMDVWGGENLEISFRVWQCGGSLEIVPCSRVGHVFRKRHPYSFPGGSGAVFARNTRRAAEVWMDDYKELYYRSQPLAKQVDFGDISERVSIRQRLHCKPFRWYLEHVYPELRVPTFGNSIAIKQGPRCLDTMGHQVDGTVAMYPCHNTGGNQEWSFDNGLIRHQSLCLGLSQEDSVTVVLAVCDPSDHNQLWTRRRSFIKHNTLGLCIDSEQPILHLQQCDNERLSQQFVF
- the LOC116768648 gene encoding ATP-binding cassette sub-family G member 1-like — translated: MEVAYSSALGQPHLSHLPQRPPIHLGFQDLSYSVPDGKSSKLILRGLNGEFRSGQLTAILGPSGAGKSTLLNILAGYRVSGSTGLISTNGEPRNLRLFRKLSRYIMQEDLLQPLITVQEAMSMAADLKLGSEINKAEKKIIVEEIIKLLRLNKARNTSSERLSGGERKRLSIALELVNNPPVVFLDEPTTGLDDVASSTCVSLLKRVSRGGRTVVCSLHTPSARLFAMFDHVYVVAGGRCAYQGSSAGVVPFLNELALPCPRTYNPADFIIEVSSGEYGSHVDKMVTAVDNGRLQKWRQYALEEERQEMEIEQLNTDVVENHVYKYESSSCQQFYVLLKRMLLQTARNRDYLWLRVGLHLFLGGIVAALFSEMGNDGSKALFNFGFCFACIIAMLYTTMMPILLAYPTEVLLVKREYFNRWYGLKPYYAALVVSRTPVTIFFSLMYLGIVYPLTSQPLELNRILMFMTICILTALISESMGTLISSTLSVVNSMFVGPVISVPLMLLSVYGIGDGDVQPPMLWRLARACSFMRYGLEGLVAAVYGPPRADLTCPEHLVYCEYKNVRYFVKLMGMSGVSFWYDFSVLLLILFCMNIGAYYLLRQRLSPNYAFKTIKLIGRFVKTKLKV